In a genomic window of Halalkalicoccus sp. CG83:
- a CDS encoding OsmC family protein yields the protein MTDITTTTVSEEGFASSSQIGDFELTIDATNEDGPDPNQVLVANYASCFLPAFRVAADQQGYEDLGQVEIESEATLDDDDDVESISFTIYVEEEIDDGDVDEIVDQAEEVCHVHSALESGLHADVTVESGAF from the coding sequence ATGACCGACATCACCACCACCACCGTCAGCGAGGAAGGCTTCGCCAGCAGCAGCCAGATCGGTGACTTCGAGCTCACCATCGACGCCACCAACGAGGATGGCCCCGACCCGAACCAGGTACTCGTCGCGAACTACGCCTCCTGTTTCCTGCCCGCGTTCCGCGTCGCCGCGGACCAGCAGGGCTACGAGGACCTCGGCCAGGTCGAGATCGAGTCCGAGGCCACGCTCGACGACGACGACGACGTCGAGTCGATCAGCTTCACGATCTACGTCGAGGAGGAGATCGACGACGGCGACGTCGACGAGATCGTCGACCAGGCCGAGGAGGTCTGTCACGTCCACTCGGCGCTCGAGTCCGGCCTCCACGCCGACGTCACCGTCGAGAGCGGCGCGTTCTAA
- a CDS encoding OsmC family protein yields the protein MAKEVVTTSEEGSSSVSSVRDFELEIDAGGEETPDTVETLLADYAACYVPALRVGGRQRGADDLGTIENTVTGEVNDDGKLTSVEFDVEVEADVDDETAQQVVERANELCKVHDALKESLHADVTLEGGAV from the coding sequence ATGGCAAAAGAAGTAGTCACCACCAGTGAGGAGGGGTCTAGCTCCGTCAGCTCGGTTCGCGATTTCGAACTCGAGATCGACGCCGGCGGGGAGGAGACGCCCGACACCGTCGAGACGCTGCTCGCGGACTACGCCGCGTGTTACGTGCCTGCGCTCCGCGTCGGCGGCCGGCAGCGCGGCGCCGACGACCTCGGCACGATCGAGAACACCGTCACCGGTGAGGTGAACGACGACGGGAAGCTCACGTCCGTCGAGTTCGACGTCGAGGTCGAAGCCGACGTCGACGACGAGACCGCTCAACAGGTAGTCGAGCGGGCCAACGAACTCTGTAAGGTCCACGACGCGCTGAAGGAGAGCCTCCACGCCGACGTCACTCTCGAGGGCGGCGCGGTCTAA
- a CDS encoding DUF5799 family protein — protein MSREPWMDRVVADRMAVDREFTERVNESRFSSQQWGLIMTATEFEIRDPESEEARLVADTSKLPQIMPELEKIDAQVRAAGGAGGVSGSGGGGGVLDSIRSALGLGGGGSDEELLAAESLVEEYANRLQERLENQGKWASVREQAAG, from the coding sequence ATGAGCAGAGAGCCCTGGATGGATCGGGTGGTCGCCGACCGGATGGCCGTCGATCGGGAGTTCACCGAGCGGGTCAACGAGTCGCGCTTCTCGAGCCAACAGTGGGGACTGATCATGACCGCAACCGAGTTCGAGATCCGCGACCCCGAGAGCGAGGAGGCGCGACTCGTCGCCGACACGAGCAAGCTTCCCCAGATCATGCCCGAACTCGAGAAGATCGACGCGCAGGTACGGGCCGCCGGCGGTGCAGGTGGGGTCTCCGGATCGGGCGGCGGGGGCGGCGTCCTCGACTCGATCAGGAGCGCGCTCGGACTCGGCGGTGGCGGGAGCGACGAGGAGCTACTGGCGGCCGAATCGCTGGTCGAGGAGTACGCGAACAGGCTCCAGGAACGCCTCGAGAACCAGGGGAAGTGGGCGTCGGTTCGCGAGCAGGCGGCCGGCTAG
- a CDS encoding DUF7557 family protein translates to MPKVDLDEETIERLDALRIDDESYDELVNELINIYEAGEMSLQTTGDEI, encoded by the coding sequence ATGCCCAAGGTAGACCTGGACGAAGAAACGATCGAGCGACTCGACGCGCTTCGGATCGACGACGAATCGTACGACGAACTGGTCAACGAGCTGATCAACATCTACGAGGCGGGCGAGATGAGCCTCCAGACGACCGGTGACGAGATCTAG
- a CDS encoding uracil-xanthine permease family protein: MSDSRGDGGRAAFVEYGIEDRPPLAESILLGLQHYLTMVGANIAVPLILAGAMGMPADVTARFVGTFFVVSGVATLAQTTLGNRYPIVQGAPFSMLAPALAIIAVVGSLPGQPDWQTALVHLQGAIIAAALVQVAIGYLGLIGRLRRFLSPVVIAPTIALIGLALFDAPQITAADQDWWLLGLTVGLIVLFSQYLNARSRAFQLFPVILGMATVWLLAALLSIWGVYTPDSPGYVDLASVADAPALMAIYPFQWGLPRFEFALAVGMVAGVLASIIESFGDYQAVARLTGSGAPSERRINHGIGMEGLMNVFSGVMGTGGSTSYSENIGAIGLTGVASRYVVQVGALCMLAAGFVGYFGQLVATIPEPIIGGLFVAMFGQIVAVGISTLRHVDLDSQRNVFVVGFALFVGLAIPQYMANVGSAQAFRELAAGVAPVLGSPLVADTVYVIGGTGMAVGGLVALLLDNTIPGTREERGLEEWEKRTEDDAEFETAWERLGGGAD; encoded by the coding sequence ATGAGCGATTCCCGGGGCGACGGCGGTCGGGCCGCGTTCGTCGAGTACGGCATCGAGGACAGACCGCCGCTGGCCGAGTCGATCCTGCTCGGCCTCCAGCACTACCTCACGATGGTGGGCGCGAACATCGCGGTCCCGCTGATCCTCGCGGGCGCGATGGGGATGCCCGCGGACGTCACCGCCCGCTTCGTCGGCACCTTCTTCGTCGTCAGCGGTGTGGCGACGCTCGCCCAGACCACGCTCGGCAACCGCTATCCGATCGTCCAGGGCGCGCCCTTCTCGATGCTCGCGCCCGCGCTCGCCATCATCGCGGTCGTCGGCTCGCTGCCGGGTCAGCCCGACTGGCAGACCGCGCTCGTCCACCTCCAGGGGGCGATCATCGCCGCCGCGCTCGTCCAGGTCGCCATCGGCTATCTCGGACTGATCGGCCGGCTTCGGCGGTTCCTCTCGCCGGTGGTGATCGCACCCACGATCGCGCTGATCGGCCTCGCGCTGTTCGACGCCCCCCAGATCACCGCCGCCGACCAGGACTGGTGGCTGCTGGGGCTCACCGTCGGGCTGATCGTGTTGTTCTCACAGTACCTCAACGCCCGCAGCCGCGCGTTTCAGCTCTTTCCGGTGATCCTCGGGATGGCGACCGTCTGGCTGCTCGCGGCGCTGCTCTCGATCTGGGGCGTCTACACGCCCGACTCGCCGGGTTACGTCGATCTGGCGAGCGTTGCCGACGCCCCCGCCCTGATGGCGATCTACCCCTTCCAGTGGGGGCTGCCCCGCTTCGAGTTCGCCCTCGCGGTCGGGATGGTCGCGGGCGTGCTCGCCTCCATCATCGAGAGCTTCGGCGACTACCAGGCGGTCGCGCGACTCACCGGCTCGGGCGCGCCGAGCGAACGCCGGATCAACCACGGCATCGGCATGGAGGGGCTGATGAACGTCTTTTCAGGGGTGATGGGCACCGGCGGCTCGACCTCCTACTCGGAGAACATCGGCGCGATCGGGCTGACGGGCGTCGCCTCGCGCTACGTCGTCCAGGTCGGCGCGCTCTGCATGCTCGCGGCCGGCTTCGTCGGCTACTTCGGCCAGCTCGTCGCCACCATCCCGGAGCCGATCATCGGCGGGCTGTTCGTCGCCATGTTCGGCCAGATCGTCGCCGTCGGGATCAGTACGCTGAGACACGTCGACCTGGATAGTCAGAGAAACGTCTTCGTCGTCGGCTTCGCGCTGTTCGTGGGGCTGGCGATCCCCCAGTACATGGCGAACGTCGGCAGCGCCCAGGCGTTCCGCGAACTCGCCGCGGGGGTCGCGCCCGTGCTCGGCTCGCCGCTCGTCGCCGACACCGTCTACGTCATCGGCGGAACCGGGATGGCCGTTGGCGGGCTCGTCGCACTGCTGCTCGACAACACGATCCCCGGCACCCGGGAGGAGCGCGGCCTCGAGGAGTGGGAGAAACGGACCGAGGACGACGCGGAGTTCGAGACCGCCTGGGAGCGACTGGGTGGAGGCGCCGACTGA
- a CDS encoding HAD family hydrolase, with amino-acid sequence MSYDTVVFDNDGVLVGRTSFDVLRKATQETFAQFDVTDPDADHIDDMTVGATPERIDAVCNAYDLDPEAFWRACDRTSSLAQQEEARAGRKTPYDDVDTLADLDAAKGIVSSNQQETVDFLLNHFDVYDPFATAYGREATIESLDLRKPNPHYLERALSDLDADSALFVGDNESDIRAAENAGIDSAFIRRPHRRNWDLNVWPTWEIDALDDLHAICGA; translated from the coding sequence ATGAGCTACGATACCGTCGTTTTCGATAACGACGGTGTCCTCGTCGGTCGAACGAGCTTCGACGTCCTCCGGAAGGCGACCCAGGAGACGTTCGCGCAGTTCGACGTAACCGACCCGGACGCCGACCACATCGACGACATGACCGTGGGTGCGACCCCCGAGCGAATCGACGCCGTCTGTAACGCGTACGACCTCGATCCCGAGGCGTTCTGGCGCGCCTGCGACCGTACCTCGTCGCTGGCCCAGCAGGAGGAGGCCCGCGCGGGCCGGAAGACGCCGTACGACGACGTGGACACGCTGGCGGACCTCGACGCCGCGAAGGGGATCGTCAGCTCGAACCAGCAGGAGACGGTCGACTTCCTCCTGAATCACTTCGACGTCTACGATCCGTTCGCCACCGCTTACGGTCGCGAGGCGACCATCGAGAGCCTCGACCTCCGAAAGCCGAACCCCCACTACCTCGAACGCGCGCTGTCCGATCTCGACGCCGACTCGGCGCTGTTCGTCGGCGACAACGAGTCCGACATCAGGGCCGCCGAGAACGCCGGCATCGACTCCGCGTTCATCCGCCGACCACACCGCCGCAACTGGGATCTGAACGTCTGGCCCACCTGGGAGATCGACGCGCTTGACGACCTCCACGCGATCTGTGGCGCCTGA
- a CDS encoding EamA family transporter, which translates to MNYLPWALLALLAYTFVAPLMSLATAEVPSDVAVIISNSMLVVAAAAVVVVSHEPVLEYLTHPDAPYMYAAGICLAVGILAYYRALALGPVSVVVPIFGMFIVTSSLIGFAVLDEPLTARKAAGIAFAALAVYLTSVE; encoded by the coding sequence ATGAACTACCTACCGTGGGCGCTTCTCGCGTTGCTCGCCTACACGTTCGTCGCGCCGCTGATGAGCCTCGCGACGGCCGAGGTGCCGAGCGACGTCGCGGTCATCATCTCGAACAGCATGCTGGTGGTCGCCGCGGCGGCCGTCGTCGTGGTCTCGCACGAGCCCGTTCTCGAGTACCTCACTCATCCGGACGCTCCCTACATGTACGCCGCGGGGATCTGTCTGGCCGTCGGGATCCTCGCGTACTACCGGGCGCTCGCGCTCGGACCCGTCAGCGTCGTCGTCCCGATCTTCGGGATGTTCATCGTCACGAGCTCGCTGATCGGCTTCGCCGTCCTCGACGAGCCGTTGACGGCGCGGAAGGCCGCCGGCATCGCGTTCGCCGCGCTCGCGGTCTACCTGACGTCGGTGGAGTGA
- a CDS encoding Lrp/AsnC family transcriptional regulator produces the protein MDPERELLEVLCQDARAETADLARQTGLSEAEVEEAIADLESEGIVQGYQAIVDWDRTEEEHARAAVELNVTLDRETGYREVADRIAKFPEVTSLQLVSGNYDFLMTVEADSVREISYFVSEKVAPVPEVTQTVTHFVMDTYKEGGIELRDGSDDDRLSVSP, from the coding sequence ATGGATCCCGAACGCGAGCTGCTCGAGGTGCTGTGTCAGGACGCCCGAGCCGAGACGGCGGACCTCGCCCGCCAGACCGGTCTCTCGGAGGCGGAGGTCGAGGAGGCGATCGCCGACCTCGAATCCGAAGGGATCGTCCAGGGATACCAGGCGATCGTCGACTGGGACCGGACCGAGGAGGAACACGCCCGTGCGGCGGTCGAGCTCAACGTCACCCTCGACCGGGAGACGGGCTACCGCGAGGTCGCGGACCGCATTGCGAAGTTCCCCGAGGTCACGTCACTACAGCTGGTCAGCGGTAACTACGACTTCCTGATGACCGTCGAGGCCGATTCAGTACGAGAGATCTCCTATTTCGTCAGCGAGAAGGTCGCGCCCGTCCCCGAGGTGACCCAGACGGTGACTCACTTCGTGATGGACACCTACAAGGAGGGGGGGATCGAGCTGCGCGACGGTTCCGACGACGACCGGCTGTCGGTCTCGCCATGA
- a CDS encoding pyridoxal phosphate-dependent aminotransferase: MRPADRVERVPPSGIRKFFELAEERDDVISLGVGEPDFSAPWAARDAAIASLERGKTSYTANRGMRDLRTKIAGHVEKRYGFDYDPDEEILVTTGVSEGIDVALRALVNPGDTVALVDPAYVSYQPGVNFAGGEPLIVPTREEEEFRLTYEALEEAGAAEADLLILCYPNNPTGAIMNEEDLKPVAEFCREHDLLVLSDEIYADLTYDQEHDSIATFEGMRERTIVFNGFSKAYAMTGLRLGYALGPSEGIGAMNRIHQYSMLSAPTTAQHAAIEALESCDDEVEEMKRAFNRRRRFVLSRFDDMGMDCFEAKGAFYVFPECPGDDEAFAEGLLESEGVALVPGSVFGEAGDGHLRVSYATGLSSLKEAMDRIESYVESSSR, from the coding sequence ATGAGGCCGGCCGACCGCGTCGAGCGGGTTCCGCCCTCGGGAATCCGGAAGTTCTTCGAACTCGCCGAGGAGCGCGACGACGTCATCTCGCTGGGCGTCGGCGAGCCCGACTTCTCCGCACCGTGGGCCGCCCGCGACGCCGCGATCGCCTCCTTAGAACGGGGGAAGACCTCCTACACTGCGAACCGTGGTATGCGCGATCTCCGAACGAAGATCGCCGGCCACGTGGAGAAGCGCTACGGCTTCGACTACGATCCCGACGAGGAGATCCTGGTCACGACCGGCGTCAGCGAGGGGATCGACGTGGCGCTACGCGCGCTGGTAAACCCCGGAGATACCGTCGCGCTGGTCGATCCGGCCTACGTCTCCTATCAGCCGGGCGTGAACTTCGCCGGCGGCGAGCCCCTGATCGTTCCCACACGCGAGGAAGAGGAGTTCCGGCTGACGTACGAGGCCCTGGAAGAAGCCGGCGCGGCCGAGGCCGACCTGCTGATCCTCTGTTATCCGAACAACCCGACGGGCGCGATCATGAACGAGGAGGACCTCAAGCCCGTCGCGGAGTTCTGCCGGGAACACGACCTCCTCGTCCTCTCGGACGAGATCTACGCCGACCTGACCTACGATCAGGAACACGATTCGATCGCCACCTTCGAGGGGATGCGCGAGCGGACGATCGTCTTCAACGGCTTCTCGAAGGCGTACGCGATGACCGGTCTCCGGCTCGGTTACGCGCTCGGTCCCTCCGAGGGTATCGGCGCGATGAACCGCATCCACCAGTACTCGATGCTGTCGGCGCCGACCACCGCCCAACACGCTGCGATAGAGGCGCTGGAGTCGTGTGACGACGAGGTCGAGGAGATGAAGCGCGCGTTCAACCGACGCCGACGGTTCGTCCTTTCCCGCTTCGACGACATGGGAATGGACTGCTTCGAGGCCAAGGGCGCCTTCTACGTCTTCCCCGAGTGTCCGGGCGACGACGAGGCGTTCGCCGAGGGACTGCTCGAGTCGGAGGGCGTCGCCCTCGTCCCCGGCTCCGTCTTCGGCGAGGCGGGCGACGGCCACCTCCGGGTCTCGTACGCGACGGGGCTCTCCTCGCTGAAGGAGGCGATGGACCGGATCGAGTCGTACGTCGAATCCTCGTCGCGGTAG
- a CDS encoding flavodoxin domain-containing protein gives MAFVLVLHGTGEGRTERVASYVASVIHEHGHDVTLLHAGRIPSEFSLAAYDGVVVGASVRLGRHQRHVREFAVENNEVLGAMPSAFFSVSLSAAGEEHRRERARAILEGFLEEVGWQPEVRAVVPGRRAYGQYGPLRRFVMRRIAGWAGGATDGSREYEHTDWEGVTRFAEAFLERLEG, from the coding sequence ATGGCGTTCGTGCTCGTCCTCCACGGCACGGGAGAGGGACGGACCGAACGGGTCGCCAGCTACGTCGCAAGCGTGATCCACGAGCACGGCCACGACGTGACGCTGCTTCACGCCGGCAGGATCCCGTCGGAGTTCTCGCTTGCGGCCTACGACGGCGTCGTCGTCGGCGCGTCGGTCCGCCTGGGCAGACACCAGCGCCACGTCCGCGAGTTCGCCGTCGAGAACAACGAGGTGCTCGGCGCGATGCCCTCGGCCTTCTTCTCGGTCAGCCTGTCGGCGGCGGGCGAGGAACACCGACGCGAACGGGCACGCGCGATCCTTGAGGGCTTCCTCGAGGAGGTCGGCTGGCAGCCCGAGGTGCGCGCCGTCGTACCCGGCAGGCGCGCCTACGGCCAGTACGGACCGCTGAGGCGGTTCGTCATGAGGCGGATCGCCGGATGGGCTGGCGGCGCCACCGACGGCTCACGGGAGTACGAGCACACCGACTGGGAGGGCGTCACGCGGTTCGCCGAGGCGTTCCTCGAACGGCTTGAGGGGTGA
- a CDS encoding NAD(P)/FAD-dependent oxidoreductase: MHAVVIGGGIIGLASAYALVERDVRVTVCEKGSLGGGSTGRSAGGIRAQFSTPVNVDLSLASLEVWDAFEERFGVDIAHRRVGYLLLAREERTAKRLREDVAMQNDRGVPSEFLAPAEAAERCDGLRTDRFVGASYSPTDGFADPSLALQGYATATREAGAEVRTNTAVTGIRRKGDRVRGVEIEAEGGDETIDADYVVNAAGSWAQRVARMAGMELPVAPRRRQMAVVDPELSVPESDPFTIDLDTGSYFRPEREGVALVGGHWGEDPDADPDRYQEGMDLEQAANATERAGEWTTYFGPETRLRRGWAGLYAVTPDNHPILEETVPGFVNAVGFSGHGFMHAPATGELIAELVCDGEASLVDIEPLRSDRFGSEVTTERNVV, from the coding sequence ATGCACGCGGTCGTGATCGGCGGCGGGATCATCGGACTCGCGAGCGCGTACGCACTTGTCGAACGCGACGTCCGCGTCACCGTCTGTGAGAAGGGGTCGCTCGGCGGCGGGAGCACCGGTCGGTCGGCGGGCGGCATCCGCGCGCAGTTCTCGACGCCCGTCAACGTCGACCTCTCGCTCGCGAGTCTCGAGGTCTGGGACGCCTTCGAGGAGCGATTCGGCGTCGACATCGCCCACAGGCGAGTGGGCTATCTCCTCCTCGCTCGCGAGGAACGAACGGCAAAACGACTGCGAGAGGACGTCGCCATGCAGAACGACCGGGGCGTTCCGAGCGAGTTCCTCGCGCCGGCGGAGGCGGCCGAGCGCTGTGACGGCCTCCGGACCGACCGGTTCGTCGGCGCGAGCTACTCGCCGACGGACGGCTTCGCCGACCCGAGCCTCGCGCTCCAGGGCTACGCGACGGCGACCCGGGAGGCCGGCGCCGAGGTCCGGACGAACACCGCCGTGACGGGGATCCGGCGCAAGGGCGATCGGGTAAGGGGCGTCGAAATCGAGGCCGAGGGCGGGGACGAGACGATCGACGCCGACTACGTCGTCAACGCCGCCGGGTCCTGGGCGCAGCGGGTCGCGCGTATGGCCGGCATGGAGCTACCGGTCGCGCCGAGACGCCGCCAGATGGCGGTCGTCGATCCCGAACTCTCGGTTCCGGAGTCGGATCCGTTCACGATCGACCTCGACACGGGCTCGTACTTCCGGCCGGAGCGCGAGGGGGTCGCGCTGGTCGGCGGGCACTGGGGCGAGGATCCCGACGCGGATCCCGATCGCTATCAGGAGGGAATGGACCTCGAACAGGCCGCGAACGCCACGGAACGCGCCGGCGAGTGGACCACGTATTTCGGCCCCGAGACGCGACTCCGTCGGGGGTGGGCCGGGCTCTACGCGGTGACGCCGGACAACCACCCGATCCTCGAGGAGACGGTTCCCGGCTTCGTCAACGCCGTCGGCTTCTCGGGCCACGGGTTCATGCACGCACCTGCCACTGGGGAACTGATCGCAGAACTCGTCTGTGACGGCGAGGCGTCGCTGGTCGATATCGAACCCCTGCGGAGCGATCGGTTCGGGAGCGAGGTGACGACCGAACGGAACGTCGTCTGA
- a CDS encoding ornithine cyclodeaminase family protein: MVRVLSDTDVDALLDLSELLPVIEGAFVKQGRDEVERPERPHFPVGTGLGDDPDESFGTGLTMPAYVHGAERYATKLASVHPGNPERGLATVNAQIAVTDARTGLPEAYLDGTRVTGARTGCIGGLAARDLADDPLTLGVIGAGTQARWGVRAIAAGSDLDAVRIYSPSDSKRRCAADLADRGIAAEAVDSPEEAVAGADVVLTATTSEEPVFPGSALASGALVVAVGAYAPEMRELDAETIDRAEAVLADVPEEAIHTGDLRESGLDADDLVPLSAVFEGEFERGDGIVVLCSVGSAVLDAATADHLVDRAEEADRGTSVSLS; the protein is encoded by the coding sequence ATGGTTCGAGTCCTCTCCGATACGGACGTCGACGCGCTGCTCGATCTCTCCGAACTGCTCCCGGTGATCGAGGGCGCCTTCGTCAAACAGGGCCGCGACGAGGTCGAACGTCCCGAACGCCCCCACTTTCCCGTCGGTACGGGGTTAGGGGACGATCCCGACGAGTCGTTCGGTACCGGGCTGACGATGCCCGCCTACGTTCACGGGGCCGAGCGCTACGCGACGAAGCTCGCGAGCGTCCACCCCGGGAACCCCGAGCGGGGACTGGCGACGGTGAACGCCCAGATCGCCGTCACCGACGCCCGAACGGGGCTCCCGGAGGCGTATCTGGACGGGACGCGCGTCACGGGCGCGCGAACGGGCTGTATCGGCGGGCTCGCCGCCCGCGACCTCGCGGACGACCCGCTCACGCTCGGCGTGATCGGTGCGGGCACACAGGCACGCTGGGGCGTCCGCGCGATCGCTGCCGGGAGCGATCTCGATGCCGTTCGGATCTACTCGCCGAGCGACTCCAAGCGCCGATGCGCGGCGGACCTCGCGGATCGGGGGATCGCCGCGGAGGCGGTCGATTCGCCGGAGGAGGCCGTCGCCGGTGCGGACGTCGTTCTGACGGCGACCACGAGCGAGGAACCCGTCTTCCCGGGGAGCGCGCTCGCGTCCGGCGCGCTGGTGGTCGCGGTCGGTGCCTACGCTCCGGAGATGCGCGAACTCGACGCCGAGACGATCGACCGGGCCGAGGCGGTTCTCGCGGACGTCCCCGAGGAGGCGATTCATACGGGCGACCTGCGCGAGAGCGGCCTCGACGCCGACGACCTCGTCCCCCTCTCGGCCGTCTTCGAGGGGGAGTTCGAGCGCGGCGACGGGATCGTCGTGCTCTGTAGCGTCGGCTCCGCCGTGCTGGACGCCGCGACCGCCGACCACCTCGTCGACCGTGCGGAGGAGGCCGACCGCGGAACCAGCGTCTCGCTCAGCTAA
- the dhaK gene encoding dihydroxyacetone kinase subunit DhaK gives MKKLINEPEAVVDEMLEGMVAAHPDYVRRLEGTNVLVRADAPMEGKVGIVSGGGSGHEPTHAGYLGEGMLDGAAAGEVFTSPTADQLQGMIDACEGGAGVLCVVKNYEGDVMNFETAIELAEMEGDAEIEHVVVDDDVAVEDSLYTSGRRGVCGTILVHKVAGAAAARGDDLAEVKRLAEKTVERVGTMGMALTSCTTPEKGEPTFDLPDDEIELGIGIHGEPGVERTEVMDADSVAEHLTERVLEDLELAEGSELVTIVNGMGATPQMELYVVNRRLQELLDERGFAVHDAWVGDYMTSLDMAGCSITVLELDDELRELLAAPADTPALTVRERGER, from the coding sequence ATGAAGAAGCTGATCAACGAACCGGAGGCGGTCGTCGACGAGATGCTCGAGGGGATGGTCGCGGCCCATCCCGACTACGTACGCCGGCTCGAGGGGACGAACGTGCTCGTTCGCGCCGACGCGCCGATGGAGGGAAAGGTGGGGATCGTCTCGGGCGGCGGCAGCGGCCACGAGCCGACCCACGCGGGCTACCTCGGCGAGGGGATGTTGGACGGCGCGGCGGCGGGTGAGGTGTTCACCTCGCCCACCGCCGACCAGCTCCAGGGAATGATCGACGCCTGCGAGGGCGGCGCGGGCGTCCTCTGTGTCGTGAAGAACTACGAGGGCGACGTGATGAACTTCGAGACCGCGATCGAGCTCGCGGAGATGGAGGGCGACGCGGAGATCGAGCACGTCGTCGTCGACGACGACGTCGCCGTCGAGGACTCCCTTTATACCTCGGGCCGCCGGGGCGTCTGCGGGACGATCCTCGTCCACAAGGTCGCCGGCGCGGCCGCCGCCCGCGGCGACGACCTCGCGGAGGTGAAACGCCTCGCCGAGAAGACCGTAGAGCGGGTCGGAACGATGGGGATGGCGCTGACCTCCTGTACCACGCCCGAGAAGGGCGAGCCGACGTTCGACCTCCCTGACGACGAGATCGAACTCGGCATCGGGATCCACGGCGAGCCCGGCGTCGAGCGGACGGAGGTCATGGACGCCGATAGCGTAGCGGAGCACCTGACCGAGCGAGTGCTCGAGGACCTGGAGCTCGCGGAGGGAAGCGAGCTCGTCACGATCGTCAACGGGATGGGTGCGACCCCGCAGATGGAGCTCTACGTCGTCAACCGCCGACTCCAGGAGCTGCTCGACGAGCGCGGGTTCGCGGTCCACGATGCCTGGGTGGGCGACTACATGACCTCGCTCGACATGGCCGGCTGCTCGATCACGGTGCTCGAACTCGATGACGAACTTCGAGAGCTGCTCGCGGCGCCCGCGGACACCCCCGCGCTGACGGTTCGAGAACGGGGTGAGAGGTAG
- the dhaL gene encoding dihydroxyacetone kinase subunit DhaL, which produces MDRETQREALSATLEAVADRIEREKGHLTDLDSAIGDADHGANLHRGFQAALEQVERDADPDAFVKGVGMALVSKVGGASGPLYGGSLAHASSEFAEGITAESSVAFAEAYLEKVKDRGGASVGDKTMVDALTPAVHTYKRAIEVDDLDPLTALARAVDAAERGVAFTTPIRASKGRASYLGWRSVGHPDPGATSTLYLLEEIRDVAVEYLEGDLDASARTPGTDEESESDEPEDGVDESGAGE; this is translated from the coding sequence GTGGATCGGGAGACCCAGCGCGAGGCGCTCTCGGCGACGCTCGAGGCGGTCGCCGATCGGATCGAACGGGAGAAGGGCCACCTCACGGACCTGGACTCCGCGATCGGCGACGCCGATCACGGGGCGAACCTCCACAGAGGATTTCAGGCCGCCCTCGAACAGGTAGAGCGGGACGCCGATCCCGACGCGTTCGTCAAGGGCGTCGGGATGGCGCTGGTCTCGAAGGTCGGCGGCGCGTCGGGCCCACTCTACGGCGGGTCGCTCGCTCACGCAAGCAGCGAGTTCGCGGAGGGGATCACCGCCGAGTCCTCGGTCGCGTTCGCGGAGGCGTACCTCGAGAAGGTGAAGGACCGCGGCGGGGCGAGCGTGGGCGATAAGACGATGGTCGACGCGCTCACGCCGGCGGTCCACACGTACAAGCGCGCGATCGAAGTGGACGACCTCGATCCCCTGACGGCGCTCGCGCGGGCCGTCGATGCCGCCGAGCGCGGCGTGGCGTTCACGACGCCCATCCGCGCGAGCAAGGGCCGGGCGTCGTATCTGGGGTGGCGCTCCGTCGGACACCCCGACCCGGGGGCGACGAGCACGCTCTACCTTCTCGAGGAGATCCGCGACGTCGCAGTCGAGTACCTCGAGGGCGACCTCGACGCGAGCGCCCGCACCCCAGGGACCGACGAGGAGAGCGAGAGCGACGAACCCGAGGACGGCGTCGACGAGAGCGGGGCCGGCGAATGA
- the dhaM gene encoding dihydroxyacetone kinase phosphoryl donor subunit DhaM, whose amino-acid sequence MIGLVVVSHSERLAEGVCEVAAEMASDAPIVPAGGTDDGEVGTSVERVMEAIETADDGAGVVVLVDLGSAVMSAEMAIEESASEAVIADAPLVEGAVNAAVSATGSKATMESVRESAEEARELSKL is encoded by the coding sequence ATGATCGGGCTCGTGGTCGTCTCGCACAGCGAACGCCTCGCCGAGGGGGTGTGCGAGGTCGCCGCGGAGATGGCGAGCGACGCACCGATCGTCCCCGCGGGCGGGACCGACGACGGCGAGGTCGGCACGAGCGTCGAGCGGGTGATGGAGGCGATCGAGACCGCGGACGACGGGGCGGGCGTCGTCGTGCTCGTCGACCTGGGCAGCGCGGTGATGAGCGCCGAGATGGCGATCGAGGAGAGCGCGAGCGAGGCGGTCATCGCGGACGCCCCGCTGGTCGAGGGGGCGGTCAACGCCGCCGTGAGTGCGACGGGTTCGAAGGCGACGATGGAGTCGGTGCGCGAGTCCGCCGAGGAGGCACGTGAACTGAGCAAGCTCTGA